One genomic window of Phaenicophaeus curvirostris isolate KB17595 chromosome 21, BPBGC_Pcur_1.0, whole genome shotgun sequence includes the following:
- the SBDS gene encoding ribosome maturation protein SBDS, translating into MSIFTPTNQIRLTNVAVVRARRGGKRFEIACYRNKVMGWRSGAEKDLDEVLQTHTVFVNVSKGQVAKKEDLVKAFGTDDQTEICKMILSKGELQVSDKERHTQLEQMFRDIATIVADKCVNPETKRPYTVILIERAMKDIHYSVKPHKSTKQQALEVIRQLKETMQIERAHMRLRFILPAKDGKKLKEKLKPLIKVIENEDFHDQLEIVCLIDPGCFREIDELIRSETKGKGTLEVLSLKDVEEGDEKLE; encoded by the exons ATGTCCATCTTCACCCCCACCAACCAGATCCGCCTCACCAATGTGGCCGTGGTGCGGGCGCGGCGCGGCGGGAAGCGCTTCGAGATCGCCTGCTACCGCAACAAGGTCATGGGATGGCGCAGCGGAGC GGAGAAAGATCTCGATGAGGTCCTGCAGACACACACAGTGTTTGTCAATGTTTCCAAGGGGCAGGTGGCAAAGAAGGAAGATCTTGTTAAAGCATTTGGGACAGATGACCAAACGGAAATCTGTAAGATG ATTTTGTCAAAAGGGGAGCTGCAGGTATCAGACAAAGAACGACACACACAGCTGGAGCAGATGTTTAGAGACATCGCGACTATTGTGGCTGACAAATGTGTGAATCCTGAAACAAAGAGGCCATACACAGTGATCCTTATAGAGAGAGCCATGAAGGATATTCACTACTCCGTCAAACCACACAAGAGTACGAAGCAGCAG GCCCTAGAAGTGATCAGACAGTTAAAGGAGACCATGCAAATTGAACGTGCTCACATGAGGCTGCGATTTATTCTTCCAGCAAAGGACGGGAAGAAACTGAAAGAGAAGCTCAAGCCGCTGATTAAAGTTATCGAGAATGAAGATTTCCATGATCAGTTAGAAATT gTGTGCCTTATTGACCCAGGCTGCTTCAGAGAGATTGATGAGCTGATCCGAAGTGAGACAAAAGGGAAAGGAACATTGGAAGTGCTCAGTCTGAAAGACGTGGAAGAAGGAGATGAAAAGCTTGAATAA